Proteins found in one Candidatus Eisenbacteria bacterium genomic segment:
- a CDS encoding glycosyltransferase family 2 protein gives MSERKAAPGPAPAAPVWAVILAHNELSYTRECLTSILALDPPADRVLLVDNASTDGTAARVADEFPRVDVLALPENRYFAGGVNAGIERALAGGAGSVLLLNNDLVLEREALGILARALEADPSRGGVGPKLFFYDPPDRIWFAGGVRSRGTGLLRHRGVHRKDDGFRDSARGVDYLSGAAVLLSRRALETTGLLDPSYVMYVEDADWSARARRAGFTLWYEPAARGWHHVSVTSGGGLTPLKAYFRLRSGALYLSRYAAAWERPLAWLSYGAWTAALLARAALSGRGDAARALLLGFADFTRILLGGTPPPRTPGAFARGTARG, from the coding sequence GTGAGCGAGAGGAAGGCTGCTCCGGGCCCGGCTCCCGCCGCGCCGGTCTGGGCGGTGATCCTTGCCCACAACGAGCTCTCCTACACGCGCGAGTGCCTCACCTCGATCCTCGCGCTGGATCCGCCGGCGGACCGCGTGCTCCTCGTGGACAACGCCTCCACCGACGGCACCGCCGCGCGCGTCGCGGACGAGTTCCCGCGGGTCGACGTGCTCGCGCTCCCCGAGAACCGCTACTTCGCGGGGGGCGTGAACGCGGGGATCGAGCGCGCGCTCGCGGGAGGCGCCGGCTCCGTGCTCCTCCTCAACAACGATCTCGTGCTCGAGCGGGAAGCGCTCGGGATCCTGGCGCGCGCGCTCGAGGCGGACCCCTCTCGCGGCGGCGTGGGCCCGAAGCTCTTCTTCTACGATCCCCCCGACCGGATCTGGTTCGCGGGAGGCGTCCGCTCGCGGGGCACGGGGCTCCTCCGCCACCGGGGCGTCCACCGGAAGGACGACGGCTTCCGCGACTCCGCCCGAGGGGTGGACTACCTCTCCGGCGCCGCGGTGCTCCTCTCGCGACGCGCGCTCGAGACGACCGGGCTCCTCGACCCCTCGTACGTGATGTACGTCGAGGACGCGGACTGGTCGGCGCGCGCGCGCCGCGCGGGATTCACGCTCTGGTACGAGCCCGCGGCGCGCGGGTGGCACCACGTGTCGGTGACGAGCGGCGGCGGGCTCACGCCGCTCAAGGCGTACTTCCGCCTGCGGAGCGGGGCCCTCTACCTCTCGCGCTACGCGGCGGCCTGGGAGCGTCCGCTCGCGTGGCTCTCCTACGGCGCGTGGACCGCGGCGCTCCTCGCGCGCGCGGCGCTCTCGGGTCGCGGCGACGCGGCGCGCGCCCTCCTCCTG
- a CDS encoding glycosyl transferase family 1, protein RTGGLEDVVEDGVSGLLVEPSHPNALARAVERYFDDDLGPVLREGVARVRGRFTWDALVTALRELAEQCP, encoded by the coding sequence CCGCACCGGCGGGCTCGAGGACGTCGTCGAGGACGGAGTATCCGGTCTCCTCGTCGAGCCGTCCCATCCGAACGCGCTCGCGCGCGCGGTGGAGCGGTACTTCGACGACGATCTCGGGCCGGTGCTTCGCGAGGGAGTCGCGCGGGTGCGCGGACGCTTCACGTGGGACGCGCTCGTCACGGCGCTCCGGGAGCTCGCGGAACAGTGTCCGTGA